The window TTTCGTTGTTCTGCTTTCCGCACTCATTGTTTTGCCATCTGCTTTCGTTATTCTACCATCCGCTCTCGTTGTTTTGCCTCCTGCTTTCGTTGTTCTACCTTCCGCACTCATTGTTTTGGCGTCCGCTTTCGTTGTTTTGTCACCTCAAACTTTGTTTTTTTACCTCGAATATTTGTATTACGACCTTGCTATGTTTGCACTTTGCGCTCCCTTCCCTTTGGGGAGGGCTGGGGCTTCTTATTGTCATTCTGAGCACAGCGAAGAATCCCCAAGCGATGAAATGCTTCAAGAAAATAACACACTTAACCCATAAAAGTCAGTAGTAACCTAAAATATATTGCAAATAGGCTAGAGATTCTTCGCTGCACTCAGAATGACAGCAAGCAAAGATTCCTGTATGCACGAGAATAACGACCATTCATAAAAAATCTTGAATTGCTATTTGCAATTCAAGATTTTTATAACCCATCCAAAATTGCACTTTGTGCTCCCATCCCTTTGGGGAAGGCTGGGGATTCTTATTGACAGTAAGCGAATGTTGCCGCGTCGTGCCCCCGTCGCAAACCAACCATTCTTATATTGCTGCTAATGGTTGGCGCTTTAGGATTCCCGTATGCACGAGAATGACGACCGTCCATAGCAAATCAATCATACAGGATTTTAATAAACCTTCAAAGTCTGCACTTTGCACTCCCTCCCCTTTGGGGAGGGTTGGGGTGGGGCTTCTTAATTCCACCCACCCCCTAAACTCCTATACAAACCAACAACTGCATTCAATTGCTCCGTTTTAATCGTTGTCAATTCCAATTCAATCTGTAATAAATTACCTTGAGCTGTAATTACCTCTAAATAATTTGCCATTCCACTTTTAAATAACAAGCTCGCATTCTTCGAAGCTTGTTGCAAAGTTTTTGCTCTTTTCTCTGCGATAGTATATTGAGATTTCAATTTTTCTACTCTGGTTAATTCATCTGAAACCTCTCCTACTGCATTTAACACCGACTGACGGAATTGTATAACCGTTTTTTCACGATCGATTTCGGCAAGCTTATAAGTAGTTTTCAACTGTCCCCTTTGGAAAATCGGTTGCGTAATGCCACCCGAAACCAAACCAAACAACGAAGCTGGCATGCTAAACCAATTACTTGCTTTAAATGAATTTATGCCTCCGCTTGCGGTAATAATGAGTGATGGATATAAGCTTGCTTTTGCAATACCAACCTTCGCATTTGCAACGTTCAGCGCCAATTCTGCAGACTTAATATCTGGTCTACGGCTTAACATAGAAGATGGAAAACCCACATTTAAATCTTGCGGAATATTCATGTTATCTAAACGACTTAAACGGTTTATCGCCTTTGGCAAAGTACCAATCAAAACACTCAAAGCGTTTTCTTGCAAGGTTACGTTCTGCTCTAATCGAGGAATTAAACCCGCAGCAATCAATTGTTGTGCTTCAGCCTGCTGAATTGCAAGTGAAGTTACCTGACCGGCATCAAACTGAAGATTAATGATTTTTAGCGTACTATCATTAAGCTTGAGGTTCTTTTTAGCGATTTCCAACTGCGCATCAAGCATCAAAAGATTATAATATCCTTGTGCAACATTCGAAACCAAACGGGTTTGAACCGCTTTGCGTGCTTCTGAAGTTTGTAAAAAACTGGCTAAAGCGCCAGCTTTTTGATTGCGGATTTTTCCCCAGATATCAGCTTCCCAAAACAC is drawn from Pedobacter mucosus and contains these coding sequences:
- a CDS encoding TolC family protein; translated protein: MKRFNIFTIMLLVLIWSGCSVSKDLSLPNLAPGLFRNTVQKDSTSIGDLPLKSFINDLTVQNLIDTALVKNYDMQIALQNINAADVLFKQSKLGYLPELKLQVAASSSRPSDNSLNGLSLNQFTGSTHIEDYNANLGVFWEADIWGKIRNQKAGALASFLQTSEARKAVQTRLVSNVAQGYYNLLMLDAQLEIAKKNLKLNDSTLKIINLQFDAGQVTSLAIQQAEAQQLIAAGLIPRLEQNVTLQENALSVLIGTLPKAINRLSRLDNMNIPQDLNVGFPSSMLSRRPDIKSAELALNVANAKVGIAKASLYPSLIITASGGINSFKASNWFSMPASLFGLVSGGITQPIFQRGQLKTTYKLAEIDREKTVIQFRQSVLNAVGEVSDELTRVEKLKSQYTIAEKRAKTLQQASKNASLLFKSGMANYLEVITAQGNLLQIELELTTIKTEQLNAVVGLYRSLGGGWN